The Cyanobium sp. ATX 6F1 genome includes a region encoding these proteins:
- a CDS encoding FkbM family methyltransferase: protein MTIPMDKMNQAISELSYSDFRNILQNAQQRANIRLMEVSKMANIGRVGFFGFGGKGRGLASHIRATSNVELIIYDSDPAVRARALAEGFDVVEDLYSIQSSEGIVILGACQSQLEQAREVGARAVFFQEAAHLFDAPHLANKVREFSEWVVANLDSLYRTYMLVHPRSREAFMAVIRFRNSLDPRDLVDTRRNNRNMWFDIIETGSTRDYKIFLDVGAFDGDTIRQAFSRLLIQRAIAVEANAALFPQIRSSGIGISEEVLIVPYAAWSHRCRLKATEVRGGMVSVIEADDGELEAAPIDESVNESVDLIKIDIEGAEINALVGLRSVLQGFPDLAIAAYHKPQDLATIPDYLFGHGYRVENFDLHVAHYSDCLDDTIIYFLRKQ, encoded by the coding sequence GTGACAATACCAATGGATAAAATGAATCAGGCGATATCAGAACTTTCGTATTCTGACTTCAGGAATATTCTGCAAAATGCGCAGCAGCGGGCAAATATTAGGCTTATGGAAGTTAGTAAAATGGCAAATATTGGCCGGGTAGGTTTCTTCGGCTTCGGAGGGAAAGGACGTGGGCTTGCCTCTCACATTCGTGCCACATCCAACGTTGAGCTCATTATCTACGACTCTGATCCTGCCGTTCGTGCTCGTGCTTTAGCTGAAGGTTTTGATGTAGTAGAGGACCTTTATTCGATACAGAGTTCCGAGGGGATCGTCATTCTTGGCGCATGTCAGTCGCAGCTCGAACAGGCGCGAGAAGTAGGGGCCAGAGCTGTTTTTTTTCAAGAAGCTGCCCATCTGTTTGATGCCCCCCATCTTGCAAACAAAGTACGTGAGTTTTCTGAATGGGTAGTCGCAAATCTAGACTCCCTCTACAGGACCTACATGCTCGTACATCCTCGCTCTCGCGAGGCCTTCATGGCAGTTATTAGATTCCGCAATTCACTTGATCCAAGAGATCTTGTTGATACTAGAAGGAATAATCGTAATATGTGGTTTGACATTATTGAAACAGGCTCCACAAGAGACTACAAAATATTTCTCGATGTAGGCGCTTTCGATGGAGATACAATTCGGCAGGCATTTTCAAGGTTGTTGATTCAACGTGCGATTGCTGTTGAGGCGAACGCAGCGCTTTTTCCTCAGATACGATCTTCAGGAATCGGAATCTCTGAAGAGGTCCTGATTGTGCCTTATGCTGCATGGTCACACCGTTGTCGCCTAAAAGCAACTGAGGTGAGAGGTGGGATGGTTTCTGTCATCGAGGCCGATGATGGAGAGTTAGAGGCCGCTCCAATCGACGAAAGTGTCAACGAATCTGTTGATCTTATTAAGATCGACATAGAAGGTGCCGAGATCAACGCACTCGTTGGTTTGCGCTCTGTTCTACAGGGTTTTCCTGACCTTGCGATAGCCGCATATCACAAGCCACAAGATCTAGCTACAATTCCTGATTACCTTTTTGGTCATGGTTATCGTGTGGAGAATTTTGACCTCCATGTCGCACACTATAGCGACTGTCTCGATGATACTATTATCTATTTTCTGAGAAAACAGTGA